The following coding sequences lie in one Alloacidobacterium dinghuense genomic window:
- a CDS encoding cytochrome c oxidase subunit 3: MDSQAIAVPANQSEVDHAHSPHLQHHFATVGQQREASSFGMWLFLLTEIMFFGGMFTAYLIYRIWYYPAFVAGSHWMIIWAGTLNTTVLICSSFTMAMGVYSAETRNRKALLRYLTLTLLLGIGFLGIKAYEWHDEWEHHHVPGLNFSTSDFTRVDPRYPLDKALPQDMAEKTQVYFSLYFLLTGVHALHMLIGVSILLFVIYHAWQGAYTTGHMTMVENFGLYWHFVDIVWIFLFPLLYLISRHQ, from the coding sequence TTGGATAGCCAGGCGATCGCAGTTCCTGCAAACCAGAGCGAAGTCGACCACGCGCATTCGCCGCACCTGCAGCACCACTTCGCAACAGTGGGCCAGCAGCGCGAAGCGTCGAGCTTCGGCATGTGGCTTTTCCTGCTGACCGAAATCATGTTCTTCGGCGGCATGTTCACCGCATATCTCATTTACCGCATCTGGTACTACCCGGCTTTTGTCGCGGGCAGCCACTGGATGATCATTTGGGCCGGCACGCTGAACACCACCGTGCTCATCTGCTCCAGCTTCACCATGGCCATGGGCGTGTACTCGGCGGAAACCCGCAACCGAAAAGCGCTGCTGCGTTATCTGACGCTAACCCTGCTGCTGGGCATAGGCTTTCTCGGAATCAAGGCATATGAATGGCACGACGAATGGGAGCACCATCACGTTCCCGGATTGAATTTCAGTACTAGCGACTTCACGCGCGTGGACCCGCGTTATCCGCTGGACAAGGCGCTGCCACAGGACATGGCCGAGAAGACACAGGTTTACTTTTCGCTTTACTTCCTTCTGACCGGCGTGCACGCGCTGCACATGTTGATCGGTGTCTCCATCCTGCTGTTCGTTATCTATCATGCGTGGCAGGGAGCCTATACCACCGGCCACATGACAATGGTTGAAAACTTCGGCCTATACTGGCACT